A region of Methanocorpusculum labreanum Z DNA encodes the following proteins:
- a CDS encoding V-type ATP synthase subunit E family protein, translated as MGLEVVVDEIKAKGDREAAAIKAAAEAQAKEIVNEANLRANEIRLAAEKDADTQADRIMIREVASANLVVKRDFLNAQKELLDKVYTSAAEEIANLPADVHAKAVRELLKESAKQIKAGVVFTNARDEKAAKEAISGLKTLSGFTFGGITDIAGGVVVQSTDGQLTLDFSYQTFMGEVWETSLKDASEILFG; from the coding sequence ATGGGACTTGAGGTAGTAGTAGACGAAATCAAAGCAAAGGGTGACCGAGAAGCTGCCGCTATCAAAGCAGCAGCAGAGGCACAGGCAAAAGAGATCGTCAACGAAGCAAACCTCCGTGCAAACGAGATCCGTCTCGCAGCCGAGAAAGACGCTGATACACAGGCCGACCGGATCATGATCCGTGAAGTCGCCAGCGCCAATCTGGTTGTGAAGCGTGATTTCTTAAACGCACAAAAGGAACTTCTTGACAAAGTCTACACCAGTGCAGCAGAGGAGATCGCTAACCTCCCGGCAGACGTACACGCAAAAGCCGTACGTGAACTCTTGAAAGAGTCTGCCAAGCAGATCAAAGCGGGTGTCGTTTTCACCAACGCACGCGACGAGAAGGCTGCAAAAGAGGCAATTAGCGGTTTAAAAACCCTGAGCGGATTTACGTTTGGAGGAATCACCGACATCGCCGGCGGTGTCGTTGTACAAAGTACCGATGGTCAGCTCACACTTGACTTCTCATACCAGACCTTTATGGGTGAAGTCTGGGAAACAAGTCTGAAAGATGCATCGGAGATATTGTTCGGATGA